In a genomic window of Mucilaginibacter sp. KACC 22063:
- a CDS encoding TonB-dependent receptor, with translation MIKSSTYRTLILSVFAFLLHFYSLHAQPQPDISAIEGHAVTTDGKAAQGISVQIQSLNRGTATDEKGYYILHKLKPGTYELTISATGIEKQQQKVTLKPGETLRFDITINESSQQLNEVVVRSLSTNKFVHTESEQVAKIPLANLENPQVYSVISKALVQDQVLLNNRDVINNAAGVLAYNTPTGTVSAFIRGFDTRNAVRNGMVTQYRAESDPINIERIEVIKGPSGTLYGSNAISFGGLINKVTKTPGEVSHTEVSLTGGSFGLTRLTADINTPLNADKTALFRLNAAYHNEDSFQDIGRYRNWTAAPSFIYHASDRLTFWVDAELAGVTRTMQPYPSFASQTTFKSFKDLTIPYTKYIGGEDVDSKTTVANLFTKAIYKLSDQWISSTNLNSSNGYVNYSNQLYPRWLTDSTMTRNIGLYSARTLAFVQLQQNFNGDFKIGKLRNRMVIGADITQTKTKLDYTYTPYDTINVKHDFAPLYAQKVNALLASRTPGFYSNTQTSYSAYTSDVVNITDQLLAMASVRVDHFVNKSGIENNQAVSDAYNQTAVSPKFGLIYQVLPKQISLFGNYMNGFLNQGPADQPNGTLLSLKPKQANQWETGFKVDAFQQRLNLTVSVYTIKVNNATYTDENNFTIQQGTQRSRGFELELNAEVINHFHIIAGYGKNENRFLSGDPSLIGRRAQGAPADLANLWLTYRISQGLFKNFGLGAGGNYSSKSYWDAANTITLPKYTVLNAVINYNQPKWMAAIKVNNLTDQKYWNPDSQPQSLRQWLASVTFKF, from the coding sequence ATGATTAAATCATCAACTTACCGAACACTGATCCTATCAGTATTTGCGTTTTTACTCCACTTTTACTCGCTTCATGCACAACCCCAGCCTGATATTTCAGCTATTGAAGGCCACGCGGTAACCACCGACGGAAAGGCAGCCCAAGGTATAAGTGTACAAATACAAAGTTTAAACAGAGGCACCGCTACTGACGAGAAAGGTTATTATATACTCCACAAACTAAAACCAGGCACTTATGAACTAACGATATCTGCAACGGGTATCGAAAAGCAGCAACAAAAAGTCACGCTGAAACCAGGCGAAACCCTGCGCTTTGACATTACGATTAACGAAAGCAGCCAGCAACTGAACGAGGTTGTAGTACGCAGCCTCAGCACAAATAAGTTTGTTCATACAGAAAGTGAGCAGGTTGCCAAAATACCTTTGGCCAACCTGGAAAACCCGCAGGTATATTCTGTTATTTCAAAAGCACTGGTGCAAGACCAGGTGCTGCTGAATAACCGTGATGTAATTAACAATGCTGCCGGTGTTTTGGCCTACAATACACCAACCGGTACGGTAAGTGCATTCATAAGAGGTTTTGATACCCGTAACGCGGTACGCAACGGAATGGTAACACAATACCGTGCCGAATCTGACCCTATTAATATCGAACGGATAGAAGTAATAAAGGGGCCTTCAGGTACGCTTTATGGCTCAAACGCCATCTCCTTTGGCGGGCTGATCAACAAGGTAACCAAAACCCCTGGCGAAGTCTCTCATACAGAGGTTTCACTAACAGGCGGCAGCTTTGGTTTAACACGCCTCACGGCAGATATTAACACCCCGCTTAACGCCGATAAAACTGCACTCTTCAGGCTTAATGCGGCGTATCATAACGAAGACAGCTTTCAGGATATTGGCCGTTACCGTAACTGGACAGCCGCGCCAAGCTTTATTTATCATGCCAGCGACAGGCTAACCTTTTGGGTAGATGCTGAACTGGCCGGTGTTACCCGCACCATGCAGCCTTACCCTTCGTTTGCATCGCAAACAACATTTAAAAGCTTTAAAGACCTGACCATTCCTTATACCAAATACATTGGCGGCGAAGATGTAGATTCTAAAACAACAGTAGCCAATCTGTTCACCAAAGCGATTTACAAACTGTCAGACCAGTGGATATCTTCAACCAACCTTAACTCCAGCAACGGCTATGTAAACTACAGCAACCAGTTGTATCCCCGCTGGCTGACGGACTCGACCATGACGCGCAACATCGGCCTTTACAGTGCGCGTACCTTAGCTTTTGTACAGTTGCAGCAAAATTTCAATGGCGACTTTAAGATCGGGAAGCTAAGAAACCGGATGGTTATTGGTGCAGACATCACCCAGACCAAAACAAAACTCGATTATACCTATACCCCTTACGATACAATTAATGTAAAGCATGACTTTGCACCACTATATGCACAAAAGGTAAATGCGCTGCTGGCCAGCCGCACCCCGGGTTTTTACAGCAATACCCAAACCAGCTACAGCGCATATACATCTGACGTGGTAAATATTACGGATCAACTGCTGGCAATGGCAAGTGTACGGGTTGACCACTTTGTTAATAAATCAGGCATCGAAAATAATCAGGCAGTAAGTGATGCTTATAATCAAACAGCAGTATCGCCAAAATTTGGGCTTATTTACCAGGTGCTGCCAAAGCAAATCAGCCTGTTTGGCAACTACATGAACGGGTTTCTGAACCAGGGCCCTGCTGATCAGCCTAACGGCACATTGCTGTCTCTTAAACCCAAGCAGGCCAACCAATGGGAAACCGGCTTTAAGGTAGATGCTTTTCAGCAAAGGCTTAACTTAACGGTAAGCGTTTACACAATTAAGGTAAATAACGCTACCTATACCGACGAAAACAACTTTACCATTCAGCAAGGGACTCAGCGCAGCCGCGGGTTTGAACTGGAACTTAACGCAGAAGTGATAAATCATTTCCACATCATAGCGGGTTATGGTAAAAACGAGAACCGCTTTTTATCCGGCGACCCGAGCCTGATAGGACGCAGGGCACAAGGCGCGCCGGCAGATCTGGCTAATCTTTGGCTTACCTATCGTATATCACAGGGCTTGTTTAAAAATTTCGGCCTTGGAGCAGGCGGTAATTATTCAAGCAAATCATACTGGGATGCGGCTAACACCATCACGCTGCCAAAATATACGGTGCTAAATGCGGTGATCAATTACAATCAGCCTAAATGGATGGCTGCCATTAAGGTAAATAACCTTACAGACCAAAAATACTGGAACCCAGACAGCCAGCCGCAGTCGCTGCGCCAATGGCTGGCCTCAGTCACCTTCAAATTTTAA
- a CDS encoding serine hydrolase domain-containing protein encodes MNYLLKKTSKLLLLVITFYSATSTAQVMTLSGKLLDTVFLSRYIQMQMDSLKITGTAVCILNHNQVVYQHDFGYANLEQKRPVTSTTLFEAASMTKPLFAYYVNWLAQKGLIDLNKPLYQYLPLPDLDYDSRYKKITARMVLSHTSGLPNWRADNRGQELDIKFEPGTQFSYSGEGYDYLAKVVAVITHSNAVTLGARIRRDLFVPLGMQASYLVWQDGLETRLATGYEDGKTPREIWKPKVVNAASSLLTTCTDYARFLSAVLGYKLLSKSSTDRMLTKQIKLPPGHIITQYFGWTDWAMGFAVKPTPYGEVFAHGGTNEDFQSNFMIDRKTGTGFVSMTNSNHGHELNKKVEALLINGQ; translated from the coding sequence ATGAATTACCTGTTAAAAAAGACAAGTAAATTATTACTGCTCGTCATAACATTTTATTCTGCCACTTCAACGGCCCAGGTCATGACATTATCCGGAAAATTACTGGACACTGTCTTTCTGAGCAGGTACATCCAAATGCAGATGGATTCGCTAAAGATTACCGGGACTGCGGTTTGTATCCTGAACCATAACCAGGTGGTTTACCAGCATGATTTTGGCTATGCCAACCTGGAACAAAAGCGCCCGGTTACCAGCACTACCTTGTTCGAAGCCGCTTCAATGACCAAGCCCTTGTTTGCTTATTATGTAAACTGGCTGGCCCAAAAAGGGCTGATCGACCTGAACAAGCCTTTATACCAGTACCTGCCGCTCCCTGACCTTGACTATGACTCGCGCTACAAAAAGATTACCGCACGAATGGTTTTATCACATACCAGCGGACTACCGAACTGGCGGGCTGATAACCGTGGACAGGAACTGGATATTAAGTTTGAACCGGGTACGCAATTCTCTTATTCAGGAGAGGGATATGATTACCTGGCCAAAGTTGTAGCCGTCATCACACACTCCAATGCAGTCACTTTAGGGGCAAGGATCAGGCGTGACCTGTTTGTTCCGTTGGGGATGCAGGCGAGTTATCTGGTTTGGCAGGACGGACTGGAGACCCGCCTGGCTACTGGTTATGAAGATGGAAAAACGCCGCGTGAGATATGGAAGCCAAAGGTGGTTAACGCAGCTTCGAGCCTGCTGACAACGTGTACGGATTATGCCCGGTTTCTGTCTGCTGTATTGGGCTATAAATTATTGTCAAAATCCAGTACCGACCGTATGCTGACTAAGCAGATCAAGTTGCCTCCCGGCCATATCATTACCCAATACTTTGGCTGGACGGATTGGGCGATGGGTTTTGCGGTGAAACCTACGCCTTACGGCGAGGTATTTGCGCATGGTGGCACGAACGAGGATTTTCAGTCGAATTTTATGATCGACCGCAAAACCGGTACTGGTTTCGTTTCCATGACGAACAGTAATCATGGCCATGAACTTAATAAAAAGGTCGAAGCCCTTTTGATCAACGGACAATAA
- a CDS encoding pyridoxamine 5'-phosphate oxidase family protein, producing the protein MLGKLNDAQIERLLKEQVVGRIACQSKDELYLVPINYVYRNGCIYAHSGEGKKIRMMRENPKVCFAVDDIKSVFNWKSVIAQGTFEEIIDMEEKQQAMQGIIHRIMPLVTKPEGHPSHGITENESDVGTNIELVIYRIRLGETSGRFESDE; encoded by the coding sequence ATGTTAGGAAAACTCAATGATGCACAAATCGAGCGGCTGCTGAAGGAGCAGGTGGTTGGCCGCATTGCCTGTCAAAGCAAAGACGAGCTCTACCTGGTTCCCATTAACTATGTGTACCGTAACGGCTGCATTTATGCGCATTCCGGTGAAGGGAAGAAGATCCGCATGATGCGTGAAAACCCGAAAGTCTGCTTTGCCGTGGATGACATTAAAAGTGTTTTCAACTGGAAAAGCGTCATCGCACAGGGAACATTTGAGGAGATCATCGATATGGAAGAAAAGCAGCAGGCTATGCAGGGCATCATTCACCGGATCATGCCACTGGTCACCAAGCCGGAAGGGCATCCTTCACATGGTATCACTGAAAACGAAAGCGATGTAGGCACTAATATAGAACTGGTCATTTACAGAATCCGGCTGGGAGAAACCAGCGGACGGTTTGAGAGTGATGAGTAG
- a CDS encoding universal stress protein, with amino-acid sequence MRTVLMLTDFSENANHAAKAASVIVPKLKADILLYHTYYNHPIVTSFAGGPWVVEDFNLREQEATARLDHLAIQLKYILNGIPNIGFEPKILYQCGAGSLGKNIVAIIQENHVGLVVIGSGSSTSINQLIFGSNTKSVIGQVGCPVLIIPPGADIGTLKKMTYATGFELADINAINYLIGFCKKTGLLLEIVHVSEPDERDDPVKEAAILNYVHAVETTRVTFFDVKGKGVIGRLQRRCKDDGPAMLAITHRSAGLLSGLFNRSVTEAALDHPTMPLLVIPSDMINTDGESAGNTV; translated from the coding sequence ATGCGAACAGTACTGATGCTTACTGATTTTTCAGAAAATGCGAACCATGCTGCTAAAGCCGCCTCTGTGATCGTTCCTAAATTAAAAGCAGACATTTTGCTCTATCATACCTATTATAATCACCCTATAGTTACCAGTTTTGCAGGCGGTCCCTGGGTGGTGGAAGATTTTAATTTGCGTGAGCAGGAAGCTACCGCAAGGCTCGACCATTTAGCAATTCAATTAAAATATATCCTAAACGGAATCCCTAATATTGGGTTTGAGCCCAAAATTCTTTATCAATGCGGTGCGGGTTCGTTAGGGAAAAATATTGTGGCAATCATTCAGGAAAACCACGTCGGCCTCGTGGTGATCGGCAGCGGTAGTAGTACCTCCATAAATCAGCTGATCTTCGGCAGCAATACGAAGTCGGTCATTGGGCAGGTTGGCTGCCCTGTACTGATCATTCCGCCAGGCGCTGATATAGGTACACTTAAAAAGATGACCTACGCTACCGGTTTTGAACTGGCCGACATCAATGCAATCAATTACCTGATCGGTTTCTGTAAAAAAACAGGGCTTCTGTTAGAGATTGTTCATGTATCCGAACCTGACGAAAGGGACGACCCGGTAAAAGAGGCAGCCATCCTCAATTATGTTCATGCCGTTGAAACAACGAGGGTTACGTTTTTTGATGTGAAGGGCAAGGGCGTGATCGGACGTCTACAACGCCGATGCAAAGATGACGGTCCAGCGATGCTGGCCATCACCCACCGCTCTGCCGGGCTGCTTTCCGGCCTGTTCAATAGGTCTGTTACTGAAGCCGCCTTGGATCATCCAACTATGCCGCTGCTCGTTATTCCGTCTGACATGATCAATACTGACGGCGAATCAGCGGGAAACACCGTTTAA
- a CDS encoding cation-translocating P-type ATPase: MAANNFGIQGLSDPEVIRSRSAYGKNDISFKKTNGFIGALSGIAKEPMVLLLLVTACVYFISGKTGDGAFLASAIILVAGISLFQDSRSRNALEKLKDFSQPQCKVIRNGAVTTVKSEELVVGDSLMVEEGNLIMADGVIAHANDFSVNESVLTGESLAVYKDSAAADHFIFHGTTVASGLAIATITAIGNQTRLGKIGKSLEDIPDEKTPLELQISNFVKKMVIAGLIVFAGVWSINYFRSPNLLDSLIKALTLAMSILPEEIPVAFTTFMALGAWRMMKMGIVVKQMKTVETLGSASVICTDKTGTLTENKMSLAKVYTLQADRLTDASEKLPGGPELNLVRLAMWASEPIPFDPMEIALHEAYAGSCLRDERPDYQMVHEYPLGGQPPMMTHLFENKNGERIIAAKGAPEALLAVCDLTEAQKAQIGVAITALADKGYRVLAVGEATFGGSNFPARQQDFRFAFQGLVGFYDPPKKNIQSVLQGFYLAGIKVKIITGDNAATTGAIARQIAFQGDSRSLSGEVLMQLSDQELQDDVEAVTIFTRMFPDAKLRIINALKDRNEIVAMTGDGVNDGPALKAAHIGIAMGKKGTEIAKDAASLILLEDDLSKMVEAIAMGRRIYANLKKAIQYIISIHIPIILTVFIPLALGWIYPNIFSPVHIIFLELIMGPTCSIIYENEPMEKNTMLQKPRPFSSTFFNWKELATSVVQGLVITAATLLIYRYAVSNGFNEAVTRTMVFICLITANIWLTLVNRSFYYSLFTTISYKNNLVLYIIGATIILAVALIYINPLASFFSFAPLSADRLGLSAITGFIAAVWFELIKWRKRVIKTSASPVKR, encoded by the coding sequence ATGGCAGCGAATAATTTTGGTATACAGGGCTTAAGTGACCCCGAAGTGATTAGATCAAGATCGGCTTATGGAAAGAACGATATTTCTTTTAAAAAAACGAATGGTTTTATCGGTGCCCTGAGTGGAATTGCCAAAGAGCCCATGGTGTTGCTGTTACTGGTTACGGCTTGTGTTTATTTTATCAGCGGTAAAACAGGTGACGGTGCTTTCCTGGCCTCGGCAATTATACTGGTTGCCGGCATTTCTTTGTTCCAGGACTCCAGAAGCCGCAATGCGCTTGAAAAATTAAAAGATTTCTCACAACCTCAATGCAAAGTGATCCGCAACGGCGCCGTCACAACGGTAAAAAGTGAAGAATTGGTCGTTGGCGACAGTCTGATGGTTGAAGAGGGCAATTTAATCATGGCGGATGGCGTGATCGCACATGCCAATGATTTCTCCGTCAATGAAAGCGTGCTTACCGGCGAATCCCTTGCGGTATATAAAGATAGCGCAGCGGCAGACCATTTTATTTTTCACGGCACAACCGTCGCCAGCGGCCTGGCTATCGCTACCATAACCGCTATCGGCAACCAAACGCGTTTGGGCAAAATTGGTAAAAGCCTGGAAGACATACCAGACGAAAAAACACCACTGGAACTGCAGATTAGCAATTTTGTGAAAAAAATGGTGATCGCTGGACTGATCGTATTTGCGGGCGTCTGGAGCATCAACTATTTCCGTTCGCCAAACTTGTTGGATAGCCTGATCAAAGCGCTGACACTCGCGATGAGCATCCTGCCCGAAGAGATCCCGGTAGCATTTACCACCTTTATGGCGCTGGGTGCCTGGCGGATGATGAAAATGGGCATCGTGGTTAAACAAATGAAAACAGTAGAGACTCTGGGCAGTGCATCCGTCATCTGTACGGATAAGACTGGCACGCTCACGGAAAACAAAATGAGCCTGGCTAAAGTGTATACACTGCAAGCAGATCGTTTGACCGATGCCAGTGAAAAGTTGCCTGGCGGACCGGAACTGAACCTGGTCAGGCTGGCCATGTGGGCAAGCGAACCGATACCATTCGACCCGATGGAAATCGCATTGCATGAAGCTTATGCGGGTTCGTGTCTCCGGGATGAGCGACCAGATTACCAGATGGTCCATGAATATCCCCTGGGCGGCCAGCCACCCATGATGACACATTTATTTGAGAATAAAAACGGCGAACGCATCATCGCGGCTAAGGGCGCACCAGAAGCGTTGCTGGCGGTCTGCGATTTAACAGAAGCCCAAAAAGCACAAATCGGGGTGGCAATCACCGCCCTGGCGGATAAAGGCTACCGGGTACTGGCCGTTGGCGAGGCAACGTTCGGCGGTAGTAATTTCCCGGCCAGGCAGCAGGACTTTCGTTTTGCGTTCCAGGGCTTGGTAGGCTTTTATGATCCGCCTAAAAAAAACATCCAGTCGGTACTGCAAGGTTTCTACCTTGCCGGGATCAAAGTGAAGATCATCACAGGCGATAATGCGGCAACTACCGGCGCTATCGCCCGTCAGATCGCGTTTCAGGGGGATAGCCGATCACTTAGCGGGGAGGTGCTGATGCAGCTGTCTGATCAGGAACTTCAGGACGATGTGGAAGCGGTGACTATTTTTACCCGGATGTTTCCGGATGCCAAGCTAAGGATCATCAACGCGCTGAAAGACAGGAATGAGATTGTGGCCATGACCGGCGATGGTGTTAACGACGGGCCTGCCTTAAAAGCGGCACACATTGGTATTGCGATGGGTAAAAAGGGCACGGAGATCGCTAAAGATGCAGCCTCACTGATTTTATTGGAAGATGACCTGTCTAAGATGGTTGAGGCCATTGCCATGGGCAGGCGTATTTATGCCAACCTGAAAAAGGCGATACAATACATTATTTCCATTCACATCCCTATCATATTGACCGTTTTCATACCGTTGGCACTTGGCTGGATATATCCTAATATATTTTCGCCGGTACATATTATTTTCCTGGAGCTGATCATGGGGCCTACCTGCTCCATCATCTATGAGAACGAGCCGATGGAAAAAAATACCATGCTGCAAAAGCCCCGGCCGTTCAGCAGCACCTTTTTTAACTGGAAAGAATTAGCGACAAGTGTAGTACAGGGGCTGGTGATCACAGCAGCAACGCTGCTCATCTACCGGTACGCCGTTAGTAACGGCTTCAACGAAGCGGTTACCCGCACCATGGTATTTATCTGCCTGATTACCGCAAATATCTGGCTTACCTTGGTGAACCGATCATTTTATTATTCGTTGTTCACCACCATCAGC